One Triticum dicoccoides isolate Atlit2015 ecotype Zavitan chromosome 5B, WEW_v2.0, whole genome shotgun sequence genomic window carries:
- the LOC119307988 gene encoding phosphatidylinositol 3,4,5-trisphosphate 3-phosphatase and protein-tyrosine-phosphatase PTEN2A-like, which produces MEQQQVKPSLPPSDAPMDNQDSSPLPAVTTADPVPRALSNDSATQAASPNPVAPSSPSAPTSATTQDAAGRESPSSMFSTSGLSSGAKNLKIPQPSSGQESPPGKNTVSRLASGLGLRLSPKYPQQDESAEGSTTPTTAQAGVFGSLTRGIVDSSKNAVKAVQVKARHMVSQNKRRYQEGGFDLDMTYITENIIAMGFPAGDLSSGIFGYFEGFYRNHMEEVIRFFEMHHKGKYKVYNLCSERLYDASLFEGKVACFPFDDHNCPPIQLVISFCQSAYSWLKEDIENVVVVHCKAGKARTGLMISSLLVYLKFFPTAEESIEYYNQKRCVDGKGLILPSQIRYVKYFERILTYFNGENQPPRRCMLRGFRLHRCPYWIRPSITVSNHNGVLFSTKKHPRTKELMPEDFWFSAPKKGIMVFALPGEPGLAEVAGDFKIQFHDRQGDFYCWLNTTMMENRVTLNPTDFDDFDKRKLPSPGFQVEIVLVDYSGSQPPKQKPADGSADKKSDADSSTSSSAKDSNAAPVESKKETGSDDKDDVFSDNEAEDGSSKGRKEEVSSSGQGGANGAKASETSVAQQEPSAVASGIEKITISGDQGIARAPDVISLKTEASSKSGSTKAQPPALESSSLSEFKAIAADASVFSFGDEDDYESE; this is translated from the exons ATGGAACAACAACAAGTCAAGCCATCTCTTCCCCCGTCTGATGCTCCTATGGATAACCAGGATTCATCTCCACTTCCTGCCGTTACTACTGCTGATCCTGTTCCACGTGCTCTTTCAAATGATTCTGCAACACAGGCTGCCAGTCCAAATCCTGTTGCCCCTTCATCTCCTTCTGCTCCAACTTCTGCCACCACACAAGATGCTGCAGGACGCGAGTCACCATCATCCATGTTTTCTACATCAGGCTTATCTTCTGGGGCGAAAAATCTGAAAATCCCTCAGCCTTCTTCAGGTCAAGAATCACCACCAGGTAAAAATACCGTTTCCCGTCTCGCTAGTGGCCTTGGATTGCGGCTGTCTCCAAAATACCCACAGCAAGATGAGAGTGCTGAAGGCAGCACAACCCCAACTACGGCACAAGCTGGTGTTTTTGGTTCcttgacaagaggcattgtggattCCTCTAAGAATGCTGTTAAGGCAGTGCAAGTTAAGGCTCGCCACATGGTCTCACAGAATAAGAGACGATATCAG GAAGGAGGATTTGATTTAGACATGACATATATTACAGAGAACATAATTGCTATGGGTTTTCCTGCCGGTGATTTGAGCTCAGGGATTTTCGGATATTTTGAG GGCTTTTATCGCAACCACATGGAGGAAGTCATCAGGTTCTTTGAAATGCATCACAAG GGGAAATATAAGGTGTATAACCTTTGCTCAGAAAGGCTGTACGATGCATCTCTTTTTGAGGGAAAG GTTGCATGCTTTCCTTTTGACGATCATAATTGTCCTCCGATACAACTTGTCATATCATTTTGCCAAAGTGCATACTCATGGTTGAAGGAAGACATAGAAAATGTGGTGGTTGTCCATTGCAAAGCTGGGAAAGCAAGAACAGGGTTGATGATCTCTAGCCTTCTAGTATACCTAAAG TTCTTTCCTACTGCGGAGGAGTCCATTGAATACTACAATCAGAAAAGATGTGTAGATGGAAAAGGGCTTATTCTTCCAAGCCAGATT AGATATGTGAAGTACTTTGAGCGTATCTTAACTTACTTCAATGGTGAAAATCAGCCGCCTCGCAG GTGCATGCTTAGGGGATTTCGCCTTCATAGGTGCCCCTATTGGATCAGGCCATCAATTACTGTGTCCAATCATAATG GTGTTCTTTTTTCTACAAAGAAGCATCCAAGAACGAAAGAACTAATG ccagaagatttctggTTTAGTGCACCAAAGAAGGGAATTATGGTTTTCGCGTTGCCCGGGGAGCCTGGATTAGCAGAGGTAGCTGGTGATTTCAAGATTCAGTTTCATGATCGGCAAGGAGATTTCTACTG CTGGCTAAATACAACAATGATGGAGAATAGAGTGACACTGAATCCAACTGATTTTGATGATTTTGACAAG AGAAAATTGCCGTCACCAGGATTCCAGGTTGAGATCGTTCTGGTAGATTATAGTGGTTCACAACCACCAAAACAAAAACCAGCTGATGGATCTGCTGATAAGAAGTCTGATGCTGATTCCTCTACGAGCAGCAGTGCCAAAGACAGCAATGCTGCACCTGTAGAGTCCAAGAAAGAAACTGGAAGTGATGATAAGGATGATGTTTTTTCTGACAATGAAGCAGAAGATGGATCATCCAAGGGCAGGAAGGAGGAGGTCTCCAGCAGTGGTCAAGGTGGAGCAAATGGAGCCAAAGCTTCTGAAACAAGTGTTGCACAACAGGAGCCATCAGCCGTTGCTAGCGGAATCGAGAAAATAACCATTTCGGGTGATCAAGGAATTGCAAGGGCACCTGACGTTATCTCTCTCAAAACTGAAGCTAGCAGCAAGAGCGGCTCCACCAAAGCACAACCCCCTGCTCTGGAATCATCCAGCTTGAGCGAGTTCAAGGCCATCGCCGCAGACGCTTCGGTCTTCTCATTTggagatgaagatgactacgaaagcGAATAG